Genomic segment of Candidatus Baltobacteraceae bacterium:
CGAGTCGTGCGTCTCCGACGCCGCCGAAACGTTCGTCACGCGTCAGAGCGATCTCGTTTCGACGTTGTCGTCGTCGCTGGCCACGACGCCCGACGAGCTCGGCGATCGCATCGCCAAACTGCAACGCGAGGTTCGCGATCTCCAAACGGGCCTGGGACAACTCAAAGCGCGCCTGGCCGCCGCCGACGCGCAAACGTACGTCGAGCGCGCCGAGCGCAAAGGCGATCGCAGCTTCGTTGGTGCGGTCGTGCACGAAGCCAACGGCGAAGCGCTGCGGCATTTGAGTCAAGCGATTCGCAACCGTTTGCCTTCGGGGGTCATCGCGCTCGCCGGCGTGGACGACGGTACCGTCAGTTTGTTGGTGAGTGCGAGCGACGACTTGGTGCGCGGCGGCGTTCACGCCGGTAACCTCGTCAAGCTGGCCGCACCGCTCGTCGACGGCAAAGGCGGCGGACAACCGGCGCAGGCACAAGGGGGCGGGAAAAATGCCGGTGGGGCCGACGCCGCGCTGCGCGCGATTCGCGACGCCGTGCTGGCGTGACATGAAGCGCGCGCTGGTCGCTCTAGCCCTCATCCTTGCCGCGGCCGGCGCGACGCCGGCCGAGCTCGATTCGCAGTACGTGCTGCAGCGCTACGCGGTAGCGATCGAGACGGTGCCCGTTCCCAAGGCGGTCATCTTTACGTATACGGTTTCGCAAGCGGGGCCGAGCAACATCGATCAGCGGCACGTCGTCTATCGCAACGGATCGCAGGTGCGCGACGAAACGCTTGCGGTCGACGGCGTCGCATTGGTGCATAAAATCGTCAGCTTCGGGCGGCGCGAGGACCGGTACGACGTGTCGCGCATCGCGCCCAAGGCCGCAGCGTACGAACTGCTCTTCCTGCGTTCGCTCAAAGACGGTCACCACGTCGATTATCAATACGCCGCGGCGCCGCTGATCCATGGAGCGGACGCCGTCGTCGACCGCGTGACGATCGACGGACTGAAGTATCTTCCGAAGGACGTGCGTTTCAAGACCGGCACGCAGAGCTCGAGCGGTACCGCGCACATTGCGTACGCCCAGTTCGGAAAGTACTGGATGCCGGTGCTGGCCGAAGTCACCGCGGTCGTCAATGGGAAGCCGGCGCGCGAACGGATCGCCTGGAGCGACTACCGCTTCCCCGATTCGCTTCCGCCCTCGACGTTCGAACCGCCGCGGCCGCTGCCGCACGCCACGCTTCCGCCGATTTGACGGCAGGCTCGTGCGCGTAAGGCCTGCGGTCCTCGCGGGAGTCGTCGCGGCCGTCATCACCGCCGCACTCTCGCACCTGCGCGCCACGCCGTACGACAATTACGTTTATCTGGCGCAAGCGTTGCTGCACGGGCACGCGTGGATCGACTTGCCGGGCGCGTGGATCGATGCATTGCGGTACGCCGGACGCTATTACGTCATCGAGGCGCCGCTGCCGGCGATTCTGCTGTTGCCCTACGTTGCCGCTGCCGGATTGCAGGCGAATCAAACGGTGCTCTCCGTCGCGCTGTGCGGCGTCGCGGTCGGTGCGGCGTGGCAGCTCGGCGAGCGCTTCGGATTGTCCCAGGCGAGCAACGCGTGGATCTGCGCGTTTCTGTTAGCCGGAACGGATCTGCTGTGGTGTGCGACGTTCGGCGACGTCTGGTTCATCGCGCACGTCAGCGCGGTCGCCTTTACGATGCTGGCGCTTGCGGAGATTGCCGGAAAGCGGCGCCCGTGGCTCGTGGCGCTGTGGGCGGCGTGCGCGTTCGAGTCGCGCTTCTCGCTGCTGCTCGCCGTGCCCGTCTACTTCGTTCTGCTCGGTGCGCCCAAGCAGTGGAAGCAAACCGTCGCGCAGTTCGCCGCCGTACTCGTTCCGGTCGCACTGCTGTGGCTATGGTATAACGAGGCGCGCTGGGGAACGTGGAACGACATCGGTTACGTCGCGTGGTACCACCAAGATCAAGCCGGGATGCCGACCGGATCGCCGTTCCGTTTAGAGTATTTGCCGTACCAGCTATGGTCGTTCTTCGTCCAAGCGCCCAAGCAGCTCACCGACTATCCGGGACTGCAGCCCGATATCTCGGGCGTCGCGTTGACCTGGACGTCGCCGGCGTTGATCCTCGCGTTTTTCGCGCGCTCGCCGTTTCGCTGGACGATCGCGCTATGGATCCTGACGCTGGCGGCAGCGGCGCCGAACTTCGTGTACTACGTCAACGGATTCGCGCAGTTCGGGATGCGCCACGCGCTCGACTTCGAACCGTTCCTCGTTGCGCTCATGATGCTCGCAGTACGCGACCGCTTCGCCCGATGGGGCTACGTGCTGGTCGCGTACTCGTGCGTCGTGGGACTCTGGGGAATCTGGTTCTGGCAGACCTTTATTCGAACTTAGACGCTGCGAAGCGGAACCGGAAGGCCGCCGATGTTCGGCCGAGTGCGCGCGGCTTGCGGCGGTTGCGGCGGCGCGGGCGGCATTTCGCCGGCATCTGCGTTTTGGTACGCACCGTAACGCAACGCGAGAGCGTACGCGACGTAATCGTTGTACGTCTCCACTTCGCCCGTGATAGTGAAGCAGCGCACGATCCACATCGGCACGGCGATCAAAGCGCCGATGCCGGTGAACAGTGCGATCGACATCAGAATGCCTCGGACGTAGTTCCCGATGTAGTACGATTCGCCGCCGACGACTCCGAGAACGATCGTCAGGACGAGTGCGAGGCTGGGGTCCTTGGCGTAGCGCTGGTACTCGTAGGCAAACGTTGCTTGCGCTTCGGGGCGCATGCGGAGAGCCAGCATCTGGGCGTACGGTGTCACCTTTTTGATCCTCCGACGCTAAGTACGCCCCACTATGCGCGGTGTTTCACCGCCGAGAGGTCGTCGTAGGCCGCCCGGATGCCGGCCGGATCGGTGGCCGGGCTTCCGCAGGCGGTTCCCGCGCAGACGTACGCCGCCGGTCGAGGCTCGTCGGGCAAGCTCTGGTCCGCACCCGACGGTGCGGTACGGATCGACACGAACGGACTGGGCAGGCGGATTGCCGCCTCGCGGAAGTCACCGGTGCTTTGGGCATCGCCGACGATGCGGACGACGGCCTCGGGGCAGAGATAGCGACGCAGCGCCCGGGCGTACGGCGCCGCGAAGGGGCCGCCCGCCGCATACGTCCGGGCGAAGAGCGCGAGCGTTTGCTCCGCGGCGTCCCGCCACGACCCGTCGCCGGTAAGGCTCGCGAGCCGCAGCAGCGACTCGGCAAGCAGCCCGTTATCGACGAGGGGCCGGTCGGCGATGTCGAGGCGGCCGAGCGTTTCGCCGCCGGTCCGGTCGTAGAATCCGCCGTCCTCGGCGGCGAAGCGCGCCGTCGTTGCACGCGCCAACGCCTCGGCCCGCTCGAGGAAGCGCCGCTCGCCGGACGTTTCGTGCGCGTCGAGCAGCGCGCGCAAATAGGCGACTTGGTCGGTCAGCAGGCCGCGAACGCGCGGCCTCCCTCCCGGCTCGATGAAGTGATACGCCAGTCCGTCGTCGTCACGCATCGTGTCGTGAACGTAATCCAGACATTGCAGCGCTTGGGCGAGGATTGCGTCGTCGTCGAGCGCGCGCGCAGTCCACGCCAGCGCGCCGGCAAGTCCGCAGGTCCAGTTCGTGTAGGACGTGCGATCGACGTACGGAGCGCCGTGCGCGCGGCGTTCCTCCAGCGGCAACGTGTAATACTCCTCGTCGGCATCTTGGCTCCCCGCGAACAGTCCCGTCTGCGGATCGCGCAAAACGTCGCGAAGATACGAATATGCGGACACGAGCGTCGCGCGGAAGTCGGCCGCGGAACCGAACAGCACGAGCTGCCCTAGAACGCGCAGCAGTCCGGCGTGATCTTCGGCCATCTTTTCGAAGTGCGGCACCGACCAGTCGCGCGTCGTCGAATAGCGGAAGAACCCACCCTCGACGTGATCGTACATTCCGCCGCGCGACATGCCCAGCATCGTTTTCGCAACCACCTCGTACAGGCGCTGTTCGCGCGAAAGACGCCATTCCGCGAGCAAGTACTCGAGCATTTCCGGCTGCGGAAACTTCGGAGCGTCGCCGAAACCGCCGTACTCGTCGTCGTACGATTCGAGCAGCTCCTCGGTGAGACGGACGATCATGCTTTCGCGCAGATCGTCCCGCGACGAGGGACGATACGTCGCGCGCTGCGAGCGCATCTCGAGCGCCCGCTCGGCGAGCGCACCTTTCTGCTCGGTGTAGAAGTTCGCGATCTCGTCGAGCGCGCGGCGCATTTGCGCCGGCGGCAGATACGTCGCGCCGGTTAAGGTGGAACCGTCTGGCGACAGAAACGCCGTCGTCGGCCAACCACCCATGTTGTACCGGGCGTTGACGTCGGGACGGCGGTCGTTGTCGACGCGCACTGGAACGAATCGTTCGTTGATCGCGGCGATGACGCCGGGATCGGAGTACGACGTTTCGTCCATCACGTGGCACCAGTGACACCACACCGCCGAAATGGACAGCAGAATCGGTTTGTCCTCCGAACGCGCGCGCTCGAAAGCATCCGTACCCCAGGGCATCCAGCCGATTTCGCTCGCGCGATTGGGGCGGGGAGAGAATCGAAAGTCATTCATCGGTATCTGCGTACCCGCGAAGAAATGAAGTGAGATACAAGAGCGCGATCACCGCGTACACGGAGAGCAGAACGATCCCCGCCGGTTCGGCTCGCAGCGCCAGCGCGATCGCGAAGAAGAAAGCAAACGCCAGGCTAACCGCTGCATAGCGCCGGTGAGTGCTCGGTACCATTCCGTACAGTTCTGCATCGTAATAACCGCCACGCGAGCGGCTGCGCACAAACGCGACTCCGGCGAGGAAGAGTGCGAGCGCCAAACCTCCTATATTCCACATGTGCGTTTTGTAGCCCCCTTCGGTTGGGAAACACGAATCCCATGGGACAACGAGATCCGATTATCGTCGAACGGGATAGCGGCGGCTCCGCGGGGATTGCCGTGCTTGCGATCGTCATCGTCGCAATACTGGTAGCACTCTTCGTGTGGCATCCGTGGTCAACGTCGACGTCGTCGTCATCCACGACGACCATCACACAACCTGGCGCTCCCAACCAAGGATCGTCCACTCAACAGAAGACAACCGTAACGTCACCGACGTAGGGAAGGCAGTAACACTTATGGCAGGCATCCTCTGGGCGATCATCGTTATACTCTTCATCGTGTGGCTCATCGGGTTCTTTGCGGTGCATCTCACCGGTGGCCTAATCCACATCGCGCTGGCGGTTGCCGTGGTCCTGCTGATCATCAACCTGTTCAGCGGTCGAGGCGCGAGGGTGTAGCGACGGTAACCCGTCGAAGACGGCAGTAATGCCGCCATCACCGAAGCAAACTCGAGCGAGCCGGCGTCCCGGCTCGCTCGAAACGTATCACAAGAAGCGCGACTTCGGGATCACGTCCGAGCCGCGCGGAAAGAAAGCGGCTGCTTCCAAGCGGCTGAAGTTCGTCGTGCAGATGCACCGCGCGAGCCGCCTGCATTACGACTTCCGGCTCGAGGCCGACGGCGTACTCGCGTCGTGGGCCGTGCCGAAAGGGCCGACGCTGGCGCCGCTCGATCGCCGGCTCGCGATGCACGTCGAAGACCATCCTATGGATTACCGCGATTTCGAGGGCAACATTCCGCAGGGCCAGTATGGTGCCGGCAGCGTGATCGTTTGGGACGAAGGAACGTACTCGCTCGTCGAAGGCGACGATCCCGCCGAAGAGATCGCCAACGGAAAGATCAAGTTCGTCATGCACGGCGAAAAACTCAAGGGCGAGTTCACGCTCGTCAAGATCAAGCCGCGCGAAAGCGAGTCCGGCGACCCGTGGCTGCTCTTTAAGGACCGCGACGAGTACGCGGATCCTAAGTACGATCCGGCCGCTCATCCCGAATCGGTCAAGTCGGGAAAGACGTTGGCCGACGTCGCCCGCGACCCGCGCGCGAAGACGTGGCAATCGAAACCGAGCGCGCGTTCGCGTCACGCCGCCGTTCCAAAACTCGCCGAGCGCACGCGTCGCGATCCGGTTCCACACCTCAAGGGCGTGATGCTGGCGACGCTCATCGACGAACCGTTCGACGACGACGGCTGGCTTTTCGAAATCAAGTGGGACGGCTATCGCGCGATCTGCACGATCGACGAAAAAGGAACGTTATCGCTCGT
This window contains:
- a CDS encoding DUF255 domain-containing protein translates to MNDFRFSPRPNRASEIGWMPWGTDAFERARSEDKPILLSISAVWCHWCHVMDETSYSDPGVIAAINERFVPVRVDNDRRPDVNARYNMGGWPTTAFLSPDGSTLTGATYLPPAQMRRALDEIANFYTEQKGALAERALEMRSQRATYRPSSRDDLRESMIVRLTEELLESYDDEYGGFGDAPKFPQPEMLEYLLAEWRLSREQRLYEVVAKTMLGMSRGGMYDHVEGGFFRYSTTRDWSVPHFEKMAEDHAGLLRVLGQLVLFGSAADFRATLVSAYSYLRDVLRDPQTGLFAGSQDADEEYYTLPLEERRAHGAPYVDRTSYTNWTCGLAGALAWTARALDDDAILAQALQCLDYVHDTMRDDDGLAYHFIEPGGRPRVRGLLTDQVAYLRALLDAHETSGERRFLERAEALARATTARFAAEDGGFYDRTGGETLGRLDIADRPLVDNGLLAESLLRLASLTGDGSWRDAAEQTLALFARTYAAGGPFAAPYARALRRYLCPEAVVRIVGDAQSTGDFREAAIRLPSPFVSIRTAPSGADQSLPDEPRPAAYVCAGTACGSPATDPAGIRAAYDDLSAVKHRA
- a CDS encoding lmo0937 family membrane protein; translated protein: MASVVNVDVVVIHDDHHTTWRSQPRIVHSTEDNRNVTDVGKAVTLMAGILWAIIVILFIVWLIGFFAVHLTGGLIHIALAVAVVLLIINLFSGRGARV
- the ligD gene encoding non-homologous end-joining DNA ligase, producing the protein MPPSPKQTRASRRPGSLETYHKKRDFGITSEPRGKKAAASKRLKFVVQMHRASRLHYDFRLEADGVLASWAVPKGPTLAPLDRRLAMHVEDHPMDYRDFEGNIPQGQYGAGSVIVWDEGTYSLVEGDDPAEEIANGKIKFVMHGEKLKGEFTLVKIKPRESESGDPWLLFKDRDEYADPKYDPAAHPESVKSGKTLADVARDPRAKTWQSKPSARSRHAAVPKLAERTRRDPVPHLKGVMLATLIDEPFDDDGWLFEIKWDGYRAICTIDEKGTLSLVSRNGLDMLKRFPCFAELKDAFGSVPIVVDGEIVSLDSEGRSAFQRLQESQKKNTVLTYAAFDLIYADGRDLRKTPLEERKELLSRLIRDDQLVLFSKHIAGKGKSLFAQAKAKQLEGIVGKKRDSVYQERRSRDWVKIKAQLEQEFVIGGYTEPRGSRKGFGALLLGAYDGKKFRYVGHVGTGFSHKFLLELHAKLRSIERKTSPFDTPVEGNVKAHWVKPELVAEIRFAEWTRDLLLRQPAFLGLRVDKAASQVVLELPKHRSDA